The Nocardia vinacea genome contains the following window.
CAGTGCCGCCAATGTCGCCGTCGCCGCGGCGCGGCTCGGTCGGCGCGCCGCGCTGTGGTCCGGTGTCGGCGCCGATCCCTTCGGTCGATACGTACGGCGTGAACTGGTCCGACTCGGTGTATCCGACGCCCTCGTGCAGACCACCGATCGCCTGCCGACCCCGGTCACCTTCTGCGAGATCTTCCCGCCGGACGATTTCCCGCTGTACTTCTACCGCGAACCGAGCGCGCCGGACCTGCAGATCACCGGCGGCCAGGTGGATCCCGACATCATCCGCGGTGCGGGCGTGTACTGGTCGACTGTCACCGGCTTGTCCCAAGAGCCTTCTCGTGCAGCGCATTTCGATGCTTGGTCGATCCGGGAACGGCGGCCGCTCACCGTACTCGATCTGGACTACCGGCCGATGTTCTGGTCCGACGAGGAACAGGCCCGCACACAGGTACGCGAGGCTCTGCCCCAGGTGACGGTGGCGGTCGGTAACCGCGAGGAGTGTCGCATCGCCGTCGACGAGACCGATCCGCATCGGGCCGCCGACGCGCTGCTGGATCTGGGAGTCGAACTGGCCATCGTCAAACAGGGACCGGATGGGGTGCTCGGCAAGACCCGCCACGAATCCGTCGTGGTGCCGCCGGCCACCGTCGAGGTGCTCAACGGCCTCGGCGCGGGCGATGCCTTCGGCGGCAGCCTATGTCACGGCCTGCTGGCCGGATGGGAGCTGGAGACCATCCTGCGCCGCGCCAATGCCGCCGGGGCCATTGTGGCCGCGCGGCTCGAATGCTCCACCGCCATGCCGACCAGCGCCGAAATCGACGATCTCGTCGCCCTGTCATTGATTGGAAAGGCCCGGAAATGAAGGTAGCCTCGCGCGGCGATTCGGTGAGGGGCGGTGACCAGGAGACGGGCTGGCCCGAGTCGACCTCGGCACCCGTGGGAGTGCGGTCCTATGCCGAGCTGACCGAGTTGCGTGCGGCCGATCCCGGCGCCATCGCCCGAGCTTTCGGCACGCGGACCCGTCGCGGTCTGGTGCGCGGCGACGGCCGGTTGATGATCATCGCCGCCGACCACCCGGCCCGCGGCGCACTGTCGGCGTCCGGCAACCCCTACGCCATGAACAGCCGCAGAGAACTGCTGGACCGGCTGATCACGGCATTGGCTCGGCCGGGCGTGGACGGTGTGCTCGGCACCGCGGACATCATCGAGGATCTGCTACTGCTCGGCGCGCTCGCGGACAAGGTCGTCTTCAGCTCCATGAACCGCGGTGGCATCGCGGGCGCGGATTTCGAACTCGACGACCGGATGACCGGATATACCGCGCGGGCGACCGCCGCGGCCGGACTCAATGGCGCGAAAATGCTCAACCGGTTCGATCTCATCGATCCGGGCACCCTGTCGATGATGACCGCGAGCGCCGCCGCCATCGATGAACTCGCCGCGCTCGGTTTGGCCGCGATGCTCGAGCCGTTCATATCGCACCGGCCCGATGGGCCGGGCACCAAGGTGGTCAACGATCTGTCACCGGATGCGGTCATCAAAAGCGTGCATCTGGCGCAGGGATTGGGCTCCACTTCCGCCTATACCTGGTTGAAACTGCCCGTCGTCGCGGAGATGGAGCGGGTCATGGATGCCACCACCCTGCCCACCCTGCTGCTCGGCGGCGATCCGCAGACCGGACCGGACGAAACCTACGCGCGCTGGGCGAAAGCCCTTGCGCTGCCGGGTGTTCGGGGCCTGAT
Protein-coding sequences here:
- the iolC gene encoding 5-dehydro-2-deoxygluconokinase encodes the protein MNAQFEVVSTGRVGVDIYPLQSGVGLEDVDTFGKFLGGSAANVAVAAARLGRRAALWSGVGADPFGRYVRRELVRLGVSDALVQTTDRLPTPVTFCEIFPPDDFPLYFYREPSAPDLQITGGQVDPDIIRGAGVYWSTVTGLSQEPSRAAHFDAWSIRERRPLTVLDLDYRPMFWSDEEQARTQVREALPQVTVAVGNREECRIAVDETDPHRAADALLDLGVELAIVKQGPDGVLGKTRHESVVVPPATVEVLNGLGAGDAFGGSLCHGLLAGWELETILRRANAAGAIVAARLECSTAMPTSAEIDDLVALSLIGKARK
- a CDS encoding Cgl0159 family (beta/alpha)8-fold protein — protein: MKVASRGDSVRGGDQETGWPESTSAPVGVRSYAELTELRAADPGAIARAFGTRTRRGLVRGDGRLMIIAADHPARGALSASGNPYAMNSRRELLDRLITALARPGVDGVLGTADIIEDLLLLGALADKVVFSSMNRGGIAGADFELDDRMTGYTARATAAAGLNGAKMLNRFDLIDPGTLSMMTASAAAIDELAALGLAAMLEPFISHRPDGPGTKVVNDLSPDAVIKSVHLAQGLGSTSAYTWLKLPVVAEMERVMDATTLPTLLLGGDPQTGPDETYARWAKALALPGVRGLIVGRALLYPPDDNVAGAVDTAVALVR